The following coding sequences are from one Nilaparvata lugens isolate BPH chromosome 6, ASM1435652v1, whole genome shotgun sequence window:
- the LOC120351904 gene encoding uncharacterized protein LOC120351904, which yields MDTDLMCCRCCPLWMGDMCGRRSGLLFNLVGNVLGFLVSGARWYGLSLYAMDDVLGLADDVDWFLSAFGGVRRDSSLDILGGRPYPVREWAYGERLSSGFLSERQYERWGFLFLGRRRPYALPMFRPPALGLPTDLPLGCSSPPPVSKINHPVHWDGNRRMRWRMRMAANNRVRGPRYPTDLD from the exons ATGGATACTGATTTGAtgtgttgcaggtgctgtcctcTGTGGATGGGAGATAtgtgcggtcggcggtccgggctgctcttcaactTGGTGGGCAATGTCCTTGGattcctggtgtccggcgcgcggtggtacgggctgtccctctatgccATGGATGACGTCCTCGGCCTGGCGGATGATGTCGACTGGTTCCTCTCGGCGTTCggcggggtgcggcgcgactccagtcttgacattctcg GAGGGCGTCCATATCCAGTGCGGGAGTGGGCGTATGGCGAACGGTTATCTTCTGGTTTTTTATCCGAGCGACAGTACGAGAGATGGGGGTTCCTGTTTCTGGGGCGTCgtcgtccgtatgctctcccgatgtttcgtcctccggctcttgggctgccgacggatcttccactaggatgcagctctcctccacctgtgtcgaagataaatcatccagtacattgggatggaaatcggcggatgcggtggcggatgcggatggcggcgaacaatcgggtgagagGTCCTCGGTatccgacagacttggattga